The following proteins are encoded in a genomic region of Schistocerca serialis cubense isolate TAMUIC-IGC-003099 chromosome 9, iqSchSeri2.2, whole genome shotgun sequence:
- the LOC126419060 gene encoding periodic tryptophan protein 1 homolog, with translation MEEGTERLNFIPCVRWVKKGVAAENPHKVTLTDEEMKEIIEQAGCEIKEDTQDMNSDSDDDSEAEVNEHEAEETLNTDEDDEYNLKNYDKEGDDVGNLFGIGSLVVHDTSGKDPYVTLDDSDDSEKDDEIIKPDDNLVVVGHVSGDASVLEIYVHNEVEDSLYVHHDLILPVFPLCLEWLSYDPGEQKPGNLCAVGSMSPIIDVWDLDIIDSLEPAFRLGNKAKKKKGIKRHGHRDAVLDITWNTHLPHILASGSVDQTVLLWDLDNGKAATTLTQFCEKVTSVKWHPFESQLLLTGCCDKLARVYDCRIDDCFKAWELEGEVERVLWNHFNPFQFLAGTESGTVYCVDCRNEKPIWQLAAHHGEVAGLSLSCSCPGLLVTAGSDKKVCVWDISEDTPVHVAEKTYNMGAIQCLDACPDAPFLFCVGGEKSDCNFRVLDLMQYSTVEKRFSSRPLLQAVPEKESDSTEAKTETEEGSVGKKSSSGTLFSSVSNKASKSMFSKSETEETMDVSETPVTALAALSLDNTTAWEKPSTSYKPGSAKKKGLKSKKRKR, from the exons AGAAGACACACAAGATATGAATAGTGATTCAGATGATGACAGTGAAGCAGAAGTAAATGAACATGAAGCAGAAGAAACTTTGAACACTGATGAAGATGACGAATACAATCTTAAGAATTATGATAAAGAAGGAG ATGATGTAGGTAATCTATTTGGAATTGGCAGTCTTGTTGTTCACGATACATCAGGGAAAGACCCATATGTCACATTGGATGATTCAGATGACAGTGAAAAAGATGACGAGATAATAAAACCCGATGACAATTTAGTAGTTGTTGGACATGTTTCAGGAGATGCTAGTGTACTGGAAATATATG TGCACAacgaggtggaagattcattatatGTTCACCACGATCTGATTCTGCCTGTTTTTCCTCTGTGTCTTGAGTGGCTGAGCTATGATCCTGGAGAACAAAAACCAG GTAACTTGTGTGCTGTTGGCAGCATGTCTCCCATAATTGATGTTTGGGACCTTGATATTATTGACAGTCTGGAGCCAGCATTTAGATTGGGCAATAAAGCTAAGAAGAAAAAAGGAATTAAGCGACATGGTCATAGAGATGCAGTACTTGACATAACATGGAATACACACCTTCC GCACATTTTAGCAAGTGGTTCAGTGGATCAGACTGTACTGTTATGGGATCTGGACAACGGCAAGGCAGCTACGACACTTACTCAGTTCTGTGAGAAGGTAACAAGTGTGAAATGGCATCCTTTTGAGTCTCAGCTGCTTCTTACTGGATGTTGTGACAA acTGGCAAGAGTTTATGACTGTCGAATTGACGATTGTTTCAAAGCTTGGGAACTTGAAGGAGAAGTTGAGAGAGTATTATGGAACCACTTCAACCCATTTCAGTTTCTG GCAGGAACAGAAAGTGGAACAGTATATTGTGTTGACTGTCGTAATGAGAAACCGATTTGGCAGCTGGCTGCACACCATGGAGAAGTTGCAG GACTGTCTCTGAGCTGTTCCTGCCCTGGCCTCCTTGTTACAGCAGGCAGTGacaagaaagtgtgtgtgtgggaCATTTCAGAAGACACGCCTGTACATGTTGCTGAGAAAACGTACAATATGGGGGCTATCCAGTGTCTAGATGCTTGTCCTGATGCCCCATTTCTTTTCTGTGTTGGCGGTGAAAAGAGTGATTGTAATTTCCGTGTTCTTGATCTCATGCAATATTCTACTG TGGAAAAGAGATTTTCTTCAAGACCTTTGCTGCAAGCTGTTCCAGAAAAGGAATCTGACAGTACTGAGGCCAAAACTGAAACTGAAGAAGGCTCAGTTGGAAAGAAATCATCTTCAGGAACATTATTCTCATCTGTGTCAAATAAGGCATCCAAAAGTATGTTTTCCAaaagtgaaactgaagaaactatggATGTCTCGGAGACACCAGTAACTGCATTAGCTGCTCTTTCTCTAGATAACACCACAGCATGGGAGAAACCTTCAACGAGTTATAAACCTGGAAGTGCCAAGAAAAAGGGTTTGAAATCTAAGAAAAGAAAGAGATAG